A single region of the Gephyromycinifex aptenodytis genome encodes:
- the thiD gene encoding bifunctional hydroxymethylpyrimidine kinase/phosphomethylpyrimidine kinase, with product MSHLDLSVYLVTDTAMCQPLGVAQTVRQAVAGGATLVQLRDPDCSDEEFVRLGRELIDVLTGTGVPLILTDRVHLVEAVGAAGAHVGQSDMSPVAARELLGPGPILGLSVTDEKQLAAAAALPEGTVDYLGLGPLRATASKPDHAAPTGYARLSALARRSPVPTCAIGGVKAADAAALKAAGLDGLAVISAICGRPDPQEATRAIAEAWGSGPAIASVLSIAGSDPSGGAGIQADLKAFSANRAYGMSVITALTAQNTQGVIGVQAVPVEFVRAQLDAIVADMRVDAVKIGMLASAALAETVGEYLAGPFADVPVVLDPVMVATSGDRLLDSDATDAVRALLPLADLITPNLPEAAVLLETEPARSVGELTDHARRLAELGARGVYAKGGHLEGSGADATDVLIVDGGEHVLTAPFINTSNTHGTGCSLSSALAALRPQRPDWVSTASDAKTWLSGAIAAADELQVGSGHGPVHHFFALWDH from the coding sequence ATGTCCCACCTCGATCTGTCCGTCTACCTCGTCACCGACACGGCGATGTGCCAGCCGCTAGGGGTGGCCCAGACCGTGCGCCAAGCCGTCGCTGGGGGCGCCACGCTGGTGCAGTTGCGCGACCCCGACTGCAGCGATGAAGAGTTCGTCCGCCTCGGGCGAGAGCTCATCGATGTACTCACGGGCACCGGGGTGCCGCTGATCCTCACCGACCGGGTTCACCTCGTCGAAGCGGTCGGGGCTGCAGGCGCCCATGTGGGGCAATCAGACATGTCACCGGTGGCCGCTCGCGAACTCCTCGGTCCCGGCCCGATCCTCGGCCTTTCGGTCACCGACGAGAAGCAACTCGCCGCGGCAGCGGCGCTACCCGAGGGAACCGTGGACTACCTGGGGCTCGGGCCGCTGCGCGCAACCGCCAGTAAACCCGACCACGCAGCGCCGACCGGTTACGCCCGTCTCTCGGCGCTGGCCCGGCGCAGCCCGGTCCCCACCTGCGCCATCGGCGGGGTCAAGGCCGCCGACGCGGCAGCCCTCAAAGCCGCCGGCCTGGACGGGTTGGCTGTCATCAGCGCGATCTGCGGCCGACCCGACCCGCAAGAGGCCACCCGCGCCATCGCCGAGGCCTGGGGCAGCGGCCCGGCAATCGCCAGCGTCCTCTCGATCGCCGGCAGCGACCCCAGCGGCGGCGCCGGAATCCAGGCCGACCTCAAGGCGTTCAGCGCGAATCGTGCCTACGGGATGTCGGTCATCACAGCCCTGACCGCCCAGAACACCCAAGGCGTCATCGGGGTGCAGGCCGTTCCGGTGGAGTTTGTGCGGGCCCAGCTCGACGCGATCGTTGCCGACATGCGTGTCGATGCAGTCAAGATCGGGATGCTCGCCTCGGCGGCACTGGCCGAGACGGTGGGCGAGTACCTCGCGGGCCCGTTCGCCGACGTGCCGGTCGTGCTCGACCCGGTCATGGTCGCCACGAGCGGCGACCGCCTGCTCGACAGCGACGCCACCGACGCGGTGCGCGCGCTGTTGCCGCTAGCCGACCTCATCACCCCTAACCTGCCCGAGGCCGCCGTCCTGCTGGAGACCGAACCGGCCCGATCCGTAGGCGAACTCACCGATCACGCTCGGCGTCTCGCCGAGCTCGGCGCCCGCGGGGTCTACGCCAAGGGTGGACACCTGGAGGGCTCCGGCGCCGATGCGACCGATGTGCTCATCGTCGACGGCGGCGAGCATGTGCTCACCGCCCCGTTCATCAACACCTCCAACACTCACGGCACCGGTTGCAGCCTGTCTTCGGCGCTGGCCGCGTTACGACCGCAGCGCCCGGACTGGGTGTCGACAGCCAGCGACGCCAAAACGTGGCTGTCGGGCGCCATCGCAGCTGCCGACGAACTGCAGGTGGGTTCGGGGCACGGCCCCGTCCATCACTTTTTCGCCCTCTGGGACCACTGA
- the thiM gene encoding hydroxyethylthiazole kinase: MTDVAATQPTADDLARALQDLRDAGPLVQCLTNIVVTNWSANVLLAVGAAPAMVDTPHEARLFAGVAGGVLINLGTPQEHTVAAMFEAVAGAAQAGTPWVLDPVAAGGLPWRTEKARELIASAPPAIVRGNASEILGLAGGAGGRGVDSLAGPQEAADVASELAAQHSCTVAVSGAVDHLTDGARLVRVRNGHEWMTRVTGVGCSLGALMAAFAAVCDDPLVAATAATATLTVAADEAASCSRGPGSFAVALLDSLSTLTPADLAARVAL; encoded by the coding sequence ATGACCGACGTAGCCGCTACCCAGCCCACTGCCGATGACCTGGCTCGCGCCCTGCAGGACCTGCGCGACGCCGGCCCCCTCGTGCAGTGCCTGACCAACATCGTGGTCACCAATTGGAGCGCCAACGTGCTGCTCGCCGTGGGTGCGGCCCCGGCGATGGTGGACACCCCCCACGAGGCCCGTCTCTTCGCGGGTGTGGCCGGCGGGGTACTCATCAACCTCGGGACCCCCCAGGAGCACACCGTGGCCGCGATGTTCGAGGCTGTGGCGGGCGCGGCGCAGGCCGGTACACCGTGGGTGCTGGATCCGGTGGCGGCCGGCGGATTGCCGTGGCGCACCGAAAAGGCGCGCGAACTCATTGCGTCGGCACCGCCGGCCATCGTGCGCGGAAACGCCTCCGAGATTCTCGGGTTGGCCGGTGGCGCCGGTGGGCGGGGGGTCGATTCGCTCGCGGGGCCGCAGGAAGCAGCCGACGTCGCCTCGGAACTGGCCGCGCAGCACTCGTGCACGGTGGCCGTCAGCGGCGCCGTCGACCACCTCACCGACGGTGCGCGCCTGGTGCGGGTGCGCAACGGCCACGAGTGGATGACCAGGGTCACCGGGGTGGGGTGCTCTCTGGGTGCGCTGATGGCCGCGTTCGCGGCAGTGTGCGACGACCCGCTCGTCGCGGCCACCGCCGCTACCGCCACCCTCACCGTCGCCGCCGACGAGGCGGCCTCATGCTCGCGGGGACCCGGATCGTTCGCGGTGGCGCTACTGGATTCCCTCTCTACCTTGACCCCGGCCGACCTGGCCGCGCGGGTCGCGCTGTGA